The Sphingomonas alpina genome has a segment encoding these proteins:
- a CDS encoding phytanoyl-CoA dioxygenase family protein yields MLTKASTRSWQEKGYFFERSLIAKERVAQIEAETIAAIAADPPAAHLGERVYLTAQDLLIYPETAPSPVARNPEDYIAKVFNCHAVGAAHELAVDPAITARLANLLGPDIDCFQSQFIFKNPGVIGQPWHQDGYYFRYDRQPQIGVWVALSAATIENGCLWVLPGSHQANIIHEHVPDRRPETLQGYLEIVSQDTSADEPALMEPGDVLFFHSYLMHRSTDNVADYRRSAMVYHYAEAGTQPADPLAAAMLAPVNRWVPARRRL; encoded by the coding sequence ATGCTGACTAAGGCGTCGACTCGGTCCTGGCAGGAGAAGGGATATTTCTTCGAACGCAGCCTGATTGCGAAGGAGCGCGTTGCACAGATCGAGGCCGAGACAATCGCGGCCATCGCCGCCGATCCGCCGGCGGCGCATCTCGGTGAGCGCGTCTATCTCACCGCACAGGATCTGCTGATCTATCCCGAGACCGCGCCAAGCCCGGTCGCGCGCAACCCGGAGGATTATATCGCCAAGGTGTTCAACTGCCACGCAGTTGGCGCAGCGCATGAACTGGCGGTCGACCCGGCGATCACCGCGCGGCTGGCCAACCTGCTCGGCCCCGACATCGACTGTTTCCAGAGTCAGTTCATCTTCAAGAACCCGGGCGTGATCGGCCAGCCCTGGCACCAGGACGGCTATTATTTCCGTTATGACCGCCAGCCGCAGATCGGCGTGTGGGTCGCGCTTAGCGCCGCGACGATCGAGAATGGCTGCCTCTGGGTGCTGCCGGGTTCACACCAGGCGAACATCATCCATGAGCATGTCCCCGACCGGCGTCCTGAAACGCTGCAGGGCTATCTCGAGATCGTCTCTCAGGACACATCGGCGGACGAACCCGCGCTGATGGAGCCGGGCGACGTGCTGTTCTTCCACAGCTATCTGATGCACCGCTCGACCGACAATGTCGCCGACTATCGCCGCTCGGCGATGGTCTATCATTATGCCGAGGCGGGGACGCAACCGGCCGATCCGCTTGCGGCGGCGATGCTTGCGCCGGTCAACCGCTGGGTGCCGGCGCGGCGCAGACTCTAG